The Streptococcaceae bacterium ESL0687 genome has a segment encoding these proteins:
- a CDS encoding aquaporin family protein, with the protein MDVTWTVKYITEFIGTALLIILGNGAVANVDLKGTKGFASGWMTIAWGYGMGVMIPALMFGNVSGNHINPAFTLGLAVSGFFPWAHVLPYIVAQVFGAMFGQLVLVSVYRPYFLKTENSNHVLGTFSTIDNLDNGTVESRRPALINGFLNEFVGSFVLFFGAMGLTKNFFGAEVTKSVTGLIEAQGQKLSEMSIDQQVQSGIATILGGGHGSVAVAHMGLGFLVMALVAALGGPTGPGLNPARDFGPRLVHFLLPKSILGEAKADSKWWYAWAPVVAPILASIAAVALFKILYI; encoded by the coding sequence ATGGATGTAACATGGACAGTCAAGTACATCACTGAGTTCATTGGTACTGCTTTACTTATTATTTTAGGTAACGGAGCAGTAGCTAACGTGGACCTTAAAGGTACTAAAGGTTTTGCTTCAGGTTGGATGACTATCGCTTGGGGATACGGTATGGGTGTAATGATCCCAGCACTTATGTTTGGTAACGTTTCAGGTAACCACATTAACCCAGCTTTCACACTTGGTTTAGCAGTATCTGGCTTCTTCCCATGGGCACACGTTTTACCATACATCGTAGCTCAAGTTTTTGGTGCTATGTTCGGACAACTTGTACTAGTTTCAGTATACCGTCCTTACTTCCTTAAGACTGAGAACTCAAACCACGTTCTAGGAACATTCTCAACTATTGATAACCTAGATAACGGTACTGTTGAATCTCGTCGTCCAGCACTTATTAACGGTTTCCTAAATGAGTTTGTTGGATCATTTGTTCTTTTCTTTGGAGCAATGGGTCTTACTAAAAACTTCTTTGGAGCTGAAGTTACTAAATCAGTAACAGGTTTAATCGAAGCTCAAGGTCAAAAACTAAGCGAAATGAGCATCGACCAACAAGTACAATCAGGTATCGCAACTATCTTAGGTGGCGGACACGGTTCTGTAGCAGTAGCCCACATGGGACTTGGATTCCTAGTTATGGCTCTAGTAGCAGCTCTTGGAGGACCTACTGGACCTGGACTTAACCCAGCGCGTGACTTTGGACCTCGTTTGGTTCACTTCCTACTACCAAAATCAATCCTTGGTGAAGCTAAGGCTGATAGCAAATGGTGGTATGCATGGGCTCCAGTTGTAGCACCAATTCTTGCAAGTATCGCTGCAGTAGCATTATTCAAAATTCTATATATCTAA
- a CDS encoding type II CAAX endopeptidase family protein, with the protein MFLKKLNWIPLFILSQVPLPLMILIPEIRKQAKYDSLDYLIFFAAFGLLFFVTYFYARGLKIIPKFSKSYLDFKKIGIGFACLFVVSMIANSLASQLGTSETANQTDLNSLMASSPAIIFAICTISAGFFEELVFRVGIFELLSPKHPKIAALLAIAVFALMHGPTDLGSLLIYLSMSIVLTMLYYEYRNFYVNMSVHALWNTMVTLLTLLYIN; encoded by the coding sequence ATGTTTTTAAAAAAATTAAATTGGATACCTTTATTTATCCTAAGTCAGGTACCTCTGCCGCTTATGATTTTAATTCCTGAAATCCGCAAGCAGGCCAAATATGATAGCCTTGACTACCTAATCTTTTTTGCAGCCTTTGGTCTTTTATTTTTTGTAACCTACTTTTATGCAAGGGGACTTAAAATTATTCCAAAATTCTCCAAATCATATCTGGATTTTAAAAAAATTGGAATTGGTTTTGCCTGTCTCTTCGTTGTTTCAATGATTGCCAATAGTTTAGCCAGCCAACTAGGAACATCTGAAACTGCTAATCAAACAGATTTAAATTCTCTTATGGCTAGCTCACCTGCAATTATTTTTGCCATCTGTACCATTTCAGCTGGTTTCTTTGAAGAATTAGTTTTTAGGGTTGGTATTTTTGAACTTCTATCACCCAAGCACCCTAAAATCGCAGCCCTTTTAGCAATTGCAGTCTTTGCCCTCATGCACGGACCGACTGATCTTGGAAGTTTACTTATTTACCTTTCAATGTCAATTGTGCTAACCATGCTTTATTATGAGTACCGAAATTTCTATGTCAATATGAGTGTCCATGCCTTATGGAATACAATGGTTACACTTCTGACTCTCTTGTATATAAACTAA
- a CDS encoding peptidase has protein sequence MNKIIEEIKNFIPSVRVNNRDLNIEFYRQVFGLKNLYEENSIAVFGGHVNKSEKFILEESPATRTRAVSDGIKKLKRLVIKADPCEITELIKLNSKKLSKIYKGEKGYAFEAISPENDLVLIHGEDDSKKLEEIDLQLESLESLKDDFKGLSDYEIAEIDINVLNVSEAMDFYSHVFGVNGQENTIELPFIKLNFFEAEGKDLQAEFDQTWDLEIFEFKVPTDFDLREAAERFEEMGYDCHVNKQERILTMTDKSGIENWIMKDKVKV, from the coding sequence ATGAATAAAATAATAGAGGAAATTAAAAATTTTATCCCTAGCGTGCGAGTGAACAATCGGGACTTAAATATTGAATTTTACCGCCAGGTTTTTGGGTTAAAGAATTTATATGAAGAAAATTCAATTGCGGTATTTGGGGGACATGTAAACAAGAGTGAAAAATTTATTCTTGAAGAGTCACCAGCAACACGTACTAGGGCAGTTTCAGATGGTATTAAAAAATTAAAGAGATTAGTGATTAAGGCTGATCCTTGTGAAATTACAGAACTTATAAAATTAAATTCAAAAAAATTATCAAAGATTTACAAGGGTGAAAAAGGCTATGCTTTTGAAGCAATCTCTCCGGAAAATGATTTAGTTTTAATCCACGGAGAAGATGATTCTAAAAAATTAGAAGAAATTGATTTACAGCTTGAAAGCCTAGAATCTCTTAAAGATGATTTTAAGGGCCTATCTGATTATGAAATCGCTGAAATAGATATTAATGTTTTAAATGTATCTGAGGCTATGGATTTTTACAGTCATGTCTTTGGAGTTAACGGCCAAGAAAATACTATAGAATTACCCTTTATTAAACTTAATTTCTTTGAAGCAGAAGGCAAAGATTTACAGGCTGAATTTGATCAAACATGGGATTTAGAAATATTTGAATTTAAGGTTCCAACTGACTTTGATTTAAGGGAAGCAGCTGAACGCTTTGAGGAAATGGGTTATGATTGTCATGTTAACAAGCAGGAAAGAATTTTAACCATGACTGACAAATCAGGCATTGAAAACTGGATCATGAAGGACAAAGTGAAGGTTTAA